One Triticum dicoccoides isolate Atlit2015 ecotype Zavitan chromosome 4B, WEW_v2.0, whole genome shotgun sequence genomic window carries:
- the LOC119295906 gene encoding uncharacterized protein LOC119295906 isoform X2, giving the protein MKAAAKPNPPPLPSAATSTQPSTKAASSSSSSAADPNPKRILPTAADAAHSTPSHPNPNPNGAPNPPPLLPSPHAAHLQPPQPLPPPRPLLTVAAVEAAMASIPPPPQYGLECLDRRTVALSDGTVRTYFALPLEPPPQLRQPPIFPAPHLGPPGRGPGLNRWIPPLMHAAPPPGPPQKRKREGQSNGGASGESSGRQHQQHQKPEERRTAKQVKVETSELDAKALESSFLKMVRVINENTEVKKNYRANGQISQLRCVVCNRDSMDLHALLNHSYNTRNPELRADHLGLHKAICVLMGWNYSIDPVNRKAYQTLSIADAEANRGDHILWPPTIIVENTHKSNNDGQKDVMTNKEMDGKLREMGFAGVSVKPLVGKDGAMLVTFASNLAGLKEAVRLAELLEAEGHGRAQWVDARGLTPSFVGGSNPMFVKVDEKGEPTWVLYGYLATAWDLDALDAESRQNVVIKSRKELDLSE; this is encoded by the exons ATGAAAGCCGCTGCCAAGCCCAATCCTCCCCCGCTGCCATCGGCGGCGACTTCGACGCAGCCGTCGACCAAGGCggcatcgtcgtcctcctcctccgccgccgatcCCAACCCCAAGCGCATCCTCCCCACCGCGGCCGACGCCGCGCACTCAACCCCCTCGCACCCTAATCCAAATCCCAACGGCGCGCCCAACCCACCCCCCCTCCTCCCATCCCCGCACGCCGCCCACCTC CAGCCGCCGCAGCCCCTGCCCCCGCCGCGCCCGCTGCTCACCGTCGCGGCGGTGGAGGCCGCCATGGCCTCCATTCCGCCCCCGCCGCAGTATGGTCTCGAGTGCCTCGACCGCCGCACCGTCGCGCTCTCCGACGGCACGGTTCGCACCTACTTCGCGTTGCCCCTAGAGCCTCCACCGCAACTCCGCCAGCCGCCGATATTCCCTGCGCCCCACTTAGGCCCGCCCGGCCGGGGGCCTGGCCTTAACAGGTGGATTCCGCCACTGAtgcacgctgcacctcctcccgggCCGCCCCAGAAGCGCAAGCGGGAGGGTCAAAGCAATGGTGGCGCCTCCGGTGAGTCCTCGGGCCGCCAACACCAACAACATCAGAAACCAGAGGAGAGGCGTACTGCAAAGCAGGTCAAGGTCGAGACGTCAGAGCTGGATGCGAAAGCACTCGAGAGCTCCTTTCTTAAGATGGTGAGGGTGATCAATGAAAACACGGAGGTGAAGAAGAATTACCGGGCCAATGGACAGATTTCCCAGCTGAGATGCGTTGTCTGTAATAG GGACTCGATGGATTTGCATGCACTCCTCAATCATTCATACAATACGAGGAATCCAGAGCTTCGTGCAGATCATCTTGGGTTGCACAAAGCTATATGTGTTCTTATGGGTTGGAACTACTCCATAGATCCTGTAAACAGGAAGGCTTACCAAACATTATCTATTGCTGATGCTGAAGCCAATCGAGGAGATCATATTTTATGGCCACCAACAATCATAGTTGAGAACACACACAAGTCAAATAACGACGGGCAAAAGGATGTCATGACTAATAAAGAGATGGATGGCAAGCTCAGAG AAATGGGGTTCGCCGGTGTGAGTGTGAAGCCACTAGTGGGCAAGGATGGAGCCATGCTAGTGACATTCGCAAGCAACCTGGCTGGTCTGAAGGAAGCTGTGCGGCTTGCTGAGCTCTTGGAGGCGGAAGGCCATGGACGAGCGCAGTGGGTCGACGCCCGGGGCCTCACCCCGTCTTTTGTTGGGGGCAGTAACCCCATGTTTGTCAAGGTGGATGAGAAGGGCGAACCGACATGGGTCCTCTATGGCTATTTGGCCACGGCATGGGACTTGGACGCGCTTGACGCGGAGTCAAGGCAAAATGTTGTAATAAAGAGCAGGAAAGAGCTCGATTTATCTGAGTAG
- the LOC119295906 gene encoding uncharacterized protein LOC119295906 isoform X1, producing MKAAAKPNPPPLPSAATSTQPSTKAASSSSSSAADPNPKRILPTAADAAHSTPSHPNPNPNGAPNPPPLLPSPHAAHLQPPQPLPPPRPLLTVAAVEAAMASIPPPPQYGLECLDRRTVALSDGTVRTYFALPLEPPPQLRQPPIFPAPHLGPPGRGPGLNRWIPPLMHAAPPPGPPQKRKREGQSNGGASGESSGRQHQQHQKPEERRTAKQVKVETSELDAKALESSFLKMVRVINENTEVKKNYRANGQISQLRCVVCNRDSMDLHALLNHSYNTRNPELRADHLGLHKAICVLMGWNYSIDPVNRKAYQTLSIADAEANRGDHILWPPTIIVENTHKSNNDGQKDVMTNKEMDGKLREMGFAGVSVKPLVGKDGAMLVTFASNLAGLKEAVRLAELLEAEGHGRAQWVDARGLTPSFVGGSNPMFVKVDEKGEPTWVLYGYLATAWDLDALDAESRQNVVIKSRKELDLSE from the exons ATGAAAGCCGCTGCCAAGCCCAATCCTCCCCCGCTGCCATCGGCGGCGACTTCGACGCAGCCGTCGACCAAGGCggcatcgtcgtcctcctcctccgccgccgatcCCAACCCCAAGCGCATCCTCCCCACCGCGGCCGACGCCGCGCACTCAACCCCCTCGCACCCTAATCCAAATCCCAACGGCGCGCCCAACCCACCCCCCCTCCTCCCATCCCCGCACGCCGCCCACCTCCAGC CGCCGCAGCCCCTGCCCCCGCCGCGCCCGCTGCTCACCGTCGCGGCGGTGGAGGCCGCCATGGCCTCCATTCCGCCCCCGCCGCAGTATGGTCTCGAGTGCCTCGACCGCCGCACCGTCGCGCTCTCCGACGGCACGGTTCGCACCTACTTCGCGTTGCCCCTAGAGCCTCCACCGCAACTCCGCCAGCCGCCGATATTCCCTGCGCCCCACTTAGGCCCGCCCGGCCGGGGGCCTGGCCTTAACAGGTGGATTCCGCCACTGAtgcacgctgcacctcctcccgggCCGCCCCAGAAGCGCAAGCGGGAGGGTCAAAGCAATGGTGGCGCCTCCGGTGAGTCCTCGGGCCGCCAACACCAACAACATCAGAAACCAGAGGAGAGGCGTACTGCAAAGCAGGTCAAGGTCGAGACGTCAGAGCTGGATGCGAAAGCACTCGAGAGCTCCTTTCTTAAGATGGTGAGGGTGATCAATGAAAACACGGAGGTGAAGAAGAATTACCGGGCCAATGGACAGATTTCCCAGCTGAGATGCGTTGTCTGTAATAG GGACTCGATGGATTTGCATGCACTCCTCAATCATTCATACAATACGAGGAATCCAGAGCTTCGTGCAGATCATCTTGGGTTGCACAAAGCTATATGTGTTCTTATGGGTTGGAACTACTCCATAGATCCTGTAAACAGGAAGGCTTACCAAACATTATCTATTGCTGATGCTGAAGCCAATCGAGGAGATCATATTTTATGGCCACCAACAATCATAGTTGAGAACACACACAAGTCAAATAACGACGGGCAAAAGGATGTCATGACTAATAAAGAGATGGATGGCAAGCTCAGAG AAATGGGGTTCGCCGGTGTGAGTGTGAAGCCACTAGTGGGCAAGGATGGAGCCATGCTAGTGACATTCGCAAGCAACCTGGCTGGTCTGAAGGAAGCTGTGCGGCTTGCTGAGCTCTTGGAGGCGGAAGGCCATGGACGAGCGCAGTGGGTCGACGCCCGGGGCCTCACCCCGTCTTTTGTTGGGGGCAGTAACCCCATGTTTGTCAAGGTGGATGAGAAGGGCGAACCGACATGGGTCCTCTATGGCTATTTGGCCACGGCATGGGACTTGGACGCGCTTGACGCGGAGTCAAGGCAAAATGTTGTAATAAAGAGCAGGAAAGAGCTCGATTTATCTGAGTAG